One window from the genome of Maylandia zebra isolate NMK-2024a linkage group LG18, Mzebra_GT3a, whole genome shotgun sequence encodes:
- the angptl1b gene encoding angiopoietin-related protein 1 isoform X1, translating to MHRGNTMGPGMWTVFILLGLSLWSNSQAFTKNPILSRMRRAPEANGENKKCSYTFLVPEQKITGPICATRGYSTDKDRVTRLDVASVRDLLSKQRREMETLKLVVDVDGNLVNEMKLLRKESRNMNSRVTQLYMQLLHEIIRKRDNSLELAQLETRILNATTESLRLASRYRELEAKYAALSAIVNNQSVVIGALEERCMQVYSRRHEHPPLGPPLVQVVPENIPVNVPRFTNEIQRFARERGSRSGPSPTSGTLEAQKPPQRNFSAEGPFRDCLAAQEAGYSTSGMYLIRPDEAERPVQAWCEQDIDNGGWTVIQSRRDGSVNFFRNWENYKSGFGNIDGEYWLGLEGIYGLGRQGDYKLLVELEDWMGKKVYAQYSSFHLEPESEGYRLRLGTYQGNAGDSLSSHNGKQFTTLDRDKDAFSGNCAHFHKGGWWYNGCGQTNLNGVWYNGGVYRSKYQDGIFWADYGGGFYSMKSVRMMIRPID from the exons ATGCATAGAGGAAACACCATGGGACCTGGAATGTGGACCGTATTTATTCTGCTTGGTCTGTCCCTCTGGAGCAACAGTCAAGCCTTTACCAAGAACCCCATCCTCTCCCGGATGAGAAGGGCCCCAGAGGCcaatggagaaaacaaaaagtgcTCTTACACCTTCCTGGTCCCCGAGCAGAAGATCACAGGCCCCATCTGTGCCACCCGTGGTTATTCAACCGACAAGGATCGAGTGACACGCCTGGATGTGGCCTCGGTGCGCGACCTGCTGTCTAAGCAGCGTCGGGAGATGGAAACTTTGAAGCTGGTGGTGGACGTCGATGGCAACTTGGTGAATGAGATGAAGCTGTTGAGGAAAGAGAGCAGAAACATGAACTCCCGAGTGACCCAGCTCTACATGCAGCTGCTTCATGAGATCATCCGGAAGAGGGACAACTCGCTGGAGCTGGCTCAGCTGGAGACACGCATCCTCAACGCCACCACCGAGTCGCTGCGCCTGGCATCCCGCTACAGGGAACTGGAGGCCAAATATGCAGCCCTGTCAGCAATAGTGAATAACCAGTCAGTGGTTATAGGAGCACTGGAAGAGCGCTGTATGCAGGTGTATAGTCGTAGGCATGAGCATCCACCTCTTGGACCTCCACTGGTGCAGGTGGTGCCTGAGAACATTCCAGTCAATGTGCCACGTTTCACCAACGAAATCCAGAGGTTTGCACGGGAACGAGGCTCTCGTTCCGGTCCGTCACCCACAAGCGGTACCCTGGAAGCCCAGAAACCTCCACAGAGAAACTTCAGCGCAGAAG GCCCATTCAGAGACTGTCTTGCAGCACAGGAGGCTGGCTACAGCACTAGTGGCATGTACCTAATCAGACCAGATGAAGCTGAGAGGCCAGTGCAGGCCTGGTGTGAACAGGACATAGACAACGGCGGCTGGACTGTCATCCAGAGCAGAAGGGATGGTTCAGTTAACTTCTTCAGGAACTGGGAAAACTACAAG AGCGGCTTTGGCAACATAGACGGAGAGTACTGGCTCGGCCTAGAAGGCATCTACGGCCTCGGAAGGCAGGGGGACTACAAGCTGCTAGTGGAGCTGGAGGACTGGATGGGCAAGAAGGTTTACGCTCAGTACAGCAGCTTCCACTTGGAGCCAGAGAGCGAAGGCTACCGCCTGAGGCTGGGCACCTACCAGGGCAATGCTGGGGATTCTCTGAGCAGCCACAACGGCAAACAGTTCACTACTCTGGATCGAGACAAAGATGCTTTCTCAG GTAATTGTGCCCATTTCCATAAAGGAGGCTGGTGGTACAACGGATGTGGCCAAACCAATCTCAACGGTGTCTGGTACAACGGAGGTGTCTACCGTAGCAAATACCAAGATGGTATCTTCTGGGCCGACTATGGCGGAGGTTTCTACTCAATGAAGTCTGTCCGCATGATGATCAGGCCCATAGATTGA
- the angptl1b gene encoding angiopoietin-related protein 1 isoform X2, producing the protein MGPGMWTVFILLGLSLWSNSQAFTKNPILSRMRRAPEANGENKKCSYTFLVPEQKITGPICATRGYSTDKDRVTRLDVASVRDLLSKQRREMETLKLVVDVDGNLVNEMKLLRKESRNMNSRVTQLYMQLLHEIIRKRDNSLELAQLETRILNATTESLRLASRYRELEAKYAALSAIVNNQSVVIGALEERCMQVYSRRHEHPPLGPPLVQVVPENIPVNVPRFTNEIQRFARERGSRSGPSPTSGTLEAQKPPQRNFSAEGPFRDCLAAQEAGYSTSGMYLIRPDEAERPVQAWCEQDIDNGGWTVIQSRRDGSVNFFRNWENYKSGFGNIDGEYWLGLEGIYGLGRQGDYKLLVELEDWMGKKVYAQYSSFHLEPESEGYRLRLGTYQGNAGDSLSSHNGKQFTTLDRDKDAFSGNCAHFHKGGWWYNGCGQTNLNGVWYNGGVYRSKYQDGIFWADYGGGFYSMKSVRMMIRPID; encoded by the exons ATGGGACCTGGAATGTGGACCGTATTTATTCTGCTTGGTCTGTCCCTCTGGAGCAACAGTCAAGCCTTTACCAAGAACCCCATCCTCTCCCGGATGAGAAGGGCCCCAGAGGCcaatggagaaaacaaaaagtgcTCTTACACCTTCCTGGTCCCCGAGCAGAAGATCACAGGCCCCATCTGTGCCACCCGTGGTTATTCAACCGACAAGGATCGAGTGACACGCCTGGATGTGGCCTCGGTGCGCGACCTGCTGTCTAAGCAGCGTCGGGAGATGGAAACTTTGAAGCTGGTGGTGGACGTCGATGGCAACTTGGTGAATGAGATGAAGCTGTTGAGGAAAGAGAGCAGAAACATGAACTCCCGAGTGACCCAGCTCTACATGCAGCTGCTTCATGAGATCATCCGGAAGAGGGACAACTCGCTGGAGCTGGCTCAGCTGGAGACACGCATCCTCAACGCCACCACCGAGTCGCTGCGCCTGGCATCCCGCTACAGGGAACTGGAGGCCAAATATGCAGCCCTGTCAGCAATAGTGAATAACCAGTCAGTGGTTATAGGAGCACTGGAAGAGCGCTGTATGCAGGTGTATAGTCGTAGGCATGAGCATCCACCTCTTGGACCTCCACTGGTGCAGGTGGTGCCTGAGAACATTCCAGTCAATGTGCCACGTTTCACCAACGAAATCCAGAGGTTTGCACGGGAACGAGGCTCTCGTTCCGGTCCGTCACCCACAAGCGGTACCCTGGAAGCCCAGAAACCTCCACAGAGAAACTTCAGCGCAGAAG GCCCATTCAGAGACTGTCTTGCAGCACAGGAGGCTGGCTACAGCACTAGTGGCATGTACCTAATCAGACCAGATGAAGCTGAGAGGCCAGTGCAGGCCTGGTGTGAACAGGACATAGACAACGGCGGCTGGACTGTCATCCAGAGCAGAAGGGATGGTTCAGTTAACTTCTTCAGGAACTGGGAAAACTACAAG AGCGGCTTTGGCAACATAGACGGAGAGTACTGGCTCGGCCTAGAAGGCATCTACGGCCTCGGAAGGCAGGGGGACTACAAGCTGCTAGTGGAGCTGGAGGACTGGATGGGCAAGAAGGTTTACGCTCAGTACAGCAGCTTCCACTTGGAGCCAGAGAGCGAAGGCTACCGCCTGAGGCTGGGCACCTACCAGGGCAATGCTGGGGATTCTCTGAGCAGCCACAACGGCAAACAGTTCACTACTCTGGATCGAGACAAAGATGCTTTCTCAG GTAATTGTGCCCATTTCCATAAAGGAGGCTGGTGGTACAACGGATGTGGCCAAACCAATCTCAACGGTGTCTGGTACAACGGAGGTGTCTACCGTAGCAAATACCAAGATGGTATCTTCTGGGCCGACTATGGCGGAGGTTTCTACTCAATGAAGTCTGTCCGCATGATGATCAGGCCCATAGATTGA
- the tada1 gene encoding transcriptional adapter 1, producing MNVMAAHASELEIAKKNLTDAIGDNVKHYWANLKLWFKQKISKEEFDIEARRLLAQENVHVHNDFLLAILTRCQIIVSTPEGAGSLQWQGSCASKPGKPKGNKKCSSRQKFDHRFQPQNPLSAAQPFSPREGGSEEEELRLSAHTLLLPTRGQLEARMMVTAFEVGLDNVTEDAISTMIYAVEHHLKDVLTAVIMRRKAYRLRDSRFPYAFGNDVTPQPYLKNSLAAYHSVADCPPQSASLPAGPPPQVSPDEAEQQAVHLLACSADSLPAPLPPISMFDLLEALQVHHGVMPSHTMYALNMERVLSRLWHPSHEELEQDHVHRQRIAAKEGVLVS from the exons ATGAACGTCATGGCGGCTCATGCTAGCGAGCTTGAGATTGCAAAGAAGAATTTAACGGATGCAATTGGCGATAATGTCAAACA TTACTGGGCAAACCTGAAGCTGTGGTTCAAACAAAAGATCAGCAAGGAAGAGTTTGACATTGAGGCGCGTAGGCTGTTGGCACAGGAGAATG TCCATGTTCACAATGATTTTCTCCTGGCTATTCTTACACGGTGCCAGATCATCGTCTCCACACCag AGGGTGCAGGGTCATTGCAGTGGCAAGGTAGCTGTGCTTCAAAGCCCGGCAAACCGAAGGGGAATAAGAAATGTTCCTCTAGGCAAAAATTCGAC CATCGTTTCCAGCCTCAGAATCCTCTGAGCGCCGCCCAGCCATTCAGCCCGAGGGAGGGGGGaagtgaggaggaagagctgcGTCTCAGCGCCCACACTCTGCTGCTGCCCACACGGGGCCAACTGGAGGCTCGCATGATGGTGACCGCCTTTGAGGTGGGCTTGGATAACGTCACAGAAGATGCCATCAGCACCATGATCTATGCCGTTGAG CACCACTTGAAAGATGTCCTGACTGCCGTAATCATGCGGAGGAAGGCGTATCGATTACGAGACAGCCGTTTCCCCTACGCCTTTGGCAATGACGTCACGCCTCAACCCTATCTGAAAAACAGCCTTGCTGCTTACCACAGTGTTGCTGATTG TCCGCCACAGAGTGCTTCCCTCCCTGCAGGCCCACCACCACAGGTGTCACCTGATGAGGCTGAGCAGCAAGCTGTTCATTTGCTGGCTTGTTCTGCTGACAGTCTTCCTGCACCTCTCCCTCCAATCAGCATGTTTGATCTCCTCGAGGCTTTACAG GTTCACCACGGCGTGATGCCCTCCCACACCATGTACGCCCTCAACATGGAACGCGTCCTGTCACGGCTTTGGCACCCCAGCCATGAAGAACTAGAGCAGGACCACGTCCACCGGCAGCGCATAGCTGCTAAAGAGGGCGTGCTCGTCAGCTGA